The proteins below are encoded in one region of Vespa velutina chromosome 11, iVesVel2.1, whole genome shotgun sequence:
- the LOC124953085 gene encoding piggyBac transposable element-derived protein 4-like codes for MSKRKMENLFVRESNSSEQESFYEAYINSDSSDEEEIRFPRNRNVSRITSSDFDSNIDQCNRSGTEYNEDSIDEILQELVIDEERRIDDTEENTIEFGEWNEFSGRQKSFSFSGMGALIRQLSGDVNPYDVFELFIDDEIIGLLVSETNRYVEQKLNKSDLTSCSRMRKWKSTNPEEIKKFLELILYMGVIKVNPIANYWSKSPLYNFQLPGTIMSRNRFELLLSNFHFANNVSIAHNDRFGKIRPLFDKLRGRLIFKQYIPNKAHKYGIKLFQLCSSTGYTWAMKIYSGKSVDGVRETGLAHNVYLQQRRSSV; via the exons atgtcgaaaagaaaaatggaaaacttATTTGTTAGAGAGTCAAATAGCAGTGAACAAGAAAGCTTTTACGAGGCTTACATAAATTCAGATAGCAGCGATGAGGAAGAAATCAGATTTCctagaaatagaaatgtaaGTAGAATTACATCATCTGATTTCGATTCGAATATTGATCAGTGCAATCGTAGTGGTACTGAATATAATGAAGATTCCATTGACGAGATTTTGCAAGAATTGGTCAttgatgaagaaagaagaattgatGATACCGAGGAAAATACAATTGAATTTGGTGAATGGAATGAATTTAGTGGTCGGCAGaagtcattttctttttccggaaTGGGCGCCCTCATTAGGCAATTATCAGGTGATGTTAATCCATATGATGTGTTTGAGCTGTTCATTGATGACGAAATAATAGGCTTACTTGTATCAGAAACAAATAGATACGTGGaacaaaagttaaataaatctGACCTAACATCGTGTTCACGGATGCGTAAGTGGAAATCCACTAATcccgaagaaataaaaaaatttttggaaCTGATTTTATATATGGGAGTTATAAAAGTAAACCCCATTGCCAATTATTGGTCGAAAAGCCCActgtataattttcaattaccGGGTACTATAATGTCACGAAATAGATTCGAGTTACTATTGAGTAATTTTCATTTTGCCAATAATGTGTCCATTGCCCATAACGATCGATTTGGAAAAATACGCCCACTATTCGACAAACTG CGCGGAAGACTCATCTTCAAACAATATATACCAAATAAAGCGCACAAATACGgaatcaaattatttcaattatgcTCAAGCACGGGATATACATGGGCGATGAAAATTTACTCTGGTAAATCAGTTGATGGTGTTAGAGAAACGGGATTGGCACACAATGTATATCTTCAGCAAAGGCGATCTTCAGTATGA